The genomic stretch CAAAGCATAAGcaattctttaaaacaaaaaagatgagcTAGTTAAGGTATGCAGCTACTAAGTTGAAGCAACCATCTTGCTTCAGTTATTCATAATGATGAAGTTTTTCCACTTGCTCTTGAGTTCTTGAAGTTAACCCAGTCAGACATTACTTTTGATCATTGAATTCTTTCATATCATCTGTGGGCGTCTCCCAGCGCCAAGGTGATCAGCTTAAATTTGTCTTGCcttacaatttctttttctgatgCTCGTATGGTCTGTCAATCCAGGGGATGAAATGACCCGAGTGTTCTGGAAATCGATCAAGGACAAGGTGATCTCTCAGTAATCTACGTTTTCATTTGTGTACTGCTCACCATTGTTGTTGAGCAATTAATCCCAGAAGCCTCATATGTTTGCTAAccttttcagcttatttttcccttcttggaGTTGGATATCAAGTACTTTGACCTTGGTCTACTTCATCGTGATGCCACTGATGACAAAGTCACGATTGAAAGTGCGGAAGCAACTCTTAAGTATGTTCTGTTCCGTTTATGATGTAATTACTGTAAGAGGCTTTCGATTATGCTTCTGctatcatttttcatattactATCTACTAACTGCCCCGTCGCGGGAAAGATCAGTCTGCTCTGTGTGTACCAGTCTCCCATCCTGCTCCGTTTATTCTATTTAGAACAAACCTTTGTCATATTTCAGTTAATGAGATAATTTGACACTTCAATATGCTTGTTATCTTACTTTTTAATGGTTTAAACTCCTGACCTATCCTTTTTGCCCCATTTCAGATACAATGTGGCAATCAAGTGTGCAACTATTACACCAGGTATGGATACTCAAGCTTTCTGTTGAAAACAGTTCTTCCTGTTTAAACTAAGAAACAGACGTCCTTTGTTTGTTTTGGTAATCACAGACTTTCATGTTGTGTTATTGACAGATGAAGCTCGAATGGAGGAGTTTAATTTGAAGCAAATGTGGAAAAGTCCCAATGGGACGATTAGGAATATCTTGAATGGTCTGTCAAAATTTTGAGGGTTGTGTTCAATTTTTCCTTATCACATTATTCTTAGGTCATCTTATGCTGTTGGTTGTGTGCCTTCTCTTCAGGCACTGTCTTCAGAGAGCCAATATTGTGCAAAAATATTCCCCGCCTTGTCCCAGGTAGTAATTATTCAGGACGGATATAGGGTATGATTTTGTGGATATCATTGAATTAGTCTGTTTTATTCAGGGTGGTCAAAGCCAATATGCATTGGAAGACATGCTTTTGGTGATCAATACCGAGCTACTGATGCAGTCATTAAAGGAGCTGGGAAACTTAAGCTCGTCTTTGGTACAatatcaattttcaaaatgttttgaaaatttatttcttttttctggttgtTGCTGTGTAACTGGATATGTATACTTATCTGCAGTGCCAGAAGGCACAGGTGAGAAGACTGAGCTAGAAGTGTATAACTTCACGGGTGCTGGTGGAGTTGCATTGTCCATGTACAACACAGATGAGGTTAAGAGTTAgactctctctccccctctctctgcGCTAATGAAATGTTTTGGGCTCTTGGATCATCTTATCATTTTATTGACCATACTTAGCCATTTCTTTTAACGAGCATTTTGTTATATCATAATGCAGTCAATCCGTGCTTTTGCTGATGCTTCGATGAACACTGCTTATCAGAAGAAATGGCCTCTCTATCTTAGCACAAAGAATACCatcctaaaaaaatatgatggaAGGTATATAGTGTCCTTATTCTGTCATAGATGATTTCTTGCTCTGATTTTGTTAGAAAGTGAATCCTTGCTTGATAATTGTATCTTAAGAATATGAAAGTGGATCATATTAATGCAGATTCAAGGATATATTCCAAGAAGTTTACGAGGCCAATTGGAAGACAAAGTTTGAGGCTGCTGGAATCTGGTGAGTGGTGAACTTGATTTCCAAAGTCATTTGGTGACTGTCTGCTCTTTTGTTGACTTAATCTATCATTGCTGAAGGTATGAGCACCGTCTTATTGATGATATGGTGGCTTATGCGCTAAAGAGCGAGGGAGGTTATGTATGGGCATGCAAGAACTATGATGGAGATGTCCAGAGTGATTTCTTAGCCCAAGGTTTGTGTGACTATGAACTAATTTGCTTTAGAATCCTCAGGTCGTTAATGAGAAGCTGGTTCCTTTTAGTAATTGATGATTGTTTTGATAATTGCAGGGTTCGGATCGCTTGGCTTGATGACATCTGTCTTGGTAAATCACCTTTATCTGTTGTGTTCAGCTTTATCTTATATTACGTCATGTCTAAGCTGTTGGTAgcctcctttctctttttcaaaaaggaaaaaaaaatgtgatcctggtcttttttgggatttttttaaatgataatAGAACCCCATCAGCGGAGACAAACTGTCTCCACATGCCTTCATCCCGTTGGTGAGTTGGTCACAATGATGGCTGATTGTGGAGAAACTTTTCTCCATCGGTAGGATTTGCAATAGAAGTCCATGTGTTAGTTTTCCTGCTATTTTTGGAATTCTCGGTTTACTTCGGTACTGATCACTGTCTTTAGTGAAGTCGCAAAGAAAAGGTTACATGTTTGACTTTATGTGGCATGCATATTTTTGACTGGGCTACGTGTTCCATTTTTTGCTATCATGGGTAATTTTCACTAGGTTTAATACATAACCTCCCACTTTAATTCCAAGAAATTGCAAATGAATAAGGTGCCTCCTCATAATGTTGGACCTATAGAGTTGCacgcctatatatatatatatatatatatatccagatttatctTGAAAGTGAAGAACTTCTGCATCTATACCACCTATCCAGATTTATCGTGGATGGATGATTTTGACTAGGTGTAAAACGTAACTTAACACTCTGtttccaagaaattgaagatgaaCAAGGTGCCTCCACAGTATTTGGCCCTGAATAGTTTTTATGCAGCTTGCTAATTTATATGTTGATTTTTCTCGGAACTGAATAACTTGTGCATGCATACCCCCTGCTGACGGAAACTTCATTAATGTCAGTCGCACATGAGAGGGGCTCATGGAAAAGTAGTAATTGGTCATTCTCTACATTACTGTTCGAACCTAGGGAtcaaccaaaaagagagtagtAACCCAAAATTTTCCTCGATCACATTGTCTCTTATCTCTGGATCCGTAGGATCTTGTAACCACTTTTTCATCCATCAAGATACTTTGTGCAGGTCTGCCCAGACGGAAAAACTATTGAAGCAGAAGCTGCTCATGGTACAGTTACCCGCCATTATCGGGTCCACCAGAAAGGAGGCGAAACTAGTACCAATAGCATTGCTTCTATATTTGCTTGGTCACGAGGGCTTGCTCATAGGTACAATTTGTGAATTCTTTTTGTTGTGTGGTTTGTACTCCATACATAATGCATTTCTTAGTTTCTTGGAATATTGTTAATGGTGCTTCATAAGCTATGATTTTACTTCGACAGGGCCAAGTTGGATAGCAATGCCAGACTCCTTGACTTTGTTGAGAAACTAGAAGCAGCTTGTATTGGAGCTGTTGAGTCTGGCAAGATGACCAAGGATCTTGCAATCCTCATTCATGGACCTAAGTAAGTACTTATAGGATCTTAAGTACCTTCAATGGCGGTAGACTTTTTTCATCTACTTGTCCATAACAGTTCTTCACATACTCAATTGCCTCATTCCCCTGGAGCCATCAACACTTGCTTTTGTGACTTAATTTTTGCACAGGAGTTTGTATTAATTCCTCATGAGTTGCGCAGGGTTACTAGGGATCAATACCTGAACACCGAAGAATTTATTGATGCTGTGGCAGCTGAACTCAAGTCAAggctttcatgccaatctctgcTGTAGGTGAGGTTCCTGGACTTTGCCATGTCTGTTCTAGGTCCATTGATTGACAATTAAGTCACATGCATGCACCGTTTAAGAATGAATGGTCGCAACACAATCTGAGAATTCACGTTTTCTCGTTCAAGTATTGTTCTTTCCCAATTTTACTCGACTAAACATGAAGTGCATGCTCTGAGATGATCATCTGTGACGATTCCACCATTTGGTTCCATCTACTGATGTGAAAGTAAGACCTGCCATAATTAAATAGAGATAAAGGGCTGTGGTGGAATTTGAAGCAGCTCGCACGAATGAAATCGTCTCTAAAAACATAGCACTTTGCTGGCAGTAAAGATCCCTTGACCAGATTATCTTACTATGAAAAGTGTAAATGCTGAATTTTGATTTATCAAGCTCTGCTCAATTGAATACTAAATGCCGCCTAACTTTCCATGTCCATGTCATGTCCTGAAGAGAAAGGCCCAGCATTGTCACAATTTCTTGACTCAATGCGGTAGGGGACATATTCCTCAGCAGTTAGCACTATCTGCagtagggggaaaaaaagaaagaggaaaacagAGCAGAAGTTAGCATTTGTTTTTACCTTCTGTGCGGATCATGTCTTTGTTTGTCGATGATAAACAACGATTTTACTAGCTAACGCTCAGAAGTTGTTCTTTAGTTGCCATTGAAAGTTCTATTTATCAACAGTGTAATTGATTTTATTCCCGGACAGGTGACTGACGGATAACATGGGGGAAGGCATTGGCGTCTGTGGCTGCGAtccagaagaagaaataaagggGGATCGATTCGGGGAGAATGAGGTCAATCCTGAATGAGATATCATTCATATACTTGGATGGATGGATTTGTGTTTCACATTTGAATTGTCTTGATCCCAATTAAAAGAGTTTCGACCATCGTGCAGTTTCAATCGTGATACTAATATTTTGTCACAAAGGGACACCAAAACGATGGCGGATTAGGGTGACACCAGAGCAAGATTTCGGTCGATTTTGCTTTTATGTCAATAATTTCATGGGGGACacattttttcaagaaaacacGACGAACACTGCCTAGTGGTTACACATGCAATGACTCGTacttgtcataaaaaaataactcCAAAACGAGAATGCACGTAATGGGTTGTTCAATCCCAGACCTATCAGGTAAGTTGTTCGTGTGTTGCCATCGATTTGCCGCTAGTGAGAAGTTATGCTGCTCGGCCAGATTTGTTTCCACAAGTCGGCGTAAGATCATCACTCGAAAGGAAATCATCATATTTGCACAAATCGATCCGTATGAATGAACGCATTACATTGTTAATATAGTTTGCccattgtgtgtgtgtgtgtgtgtgtgtgtggggtgGGGGGAATAGTTTACGATAGTTGAATATTCGaagttttgatatttttcacacggcaaagacaaaaaaagggaaaattttctggaaaattttaagctcattgtacttttgccaatttaatcttaaaacttttaaatttgccaattcagttaaaaaattttttcactttttgtcaattgagtccgttagatcaattttggtcggaaatcaccGAGGTGGACAATGGCTGTTCGAAGTACGTGGAGAATTGCTaacaatatttcaatattttgttttgaattttttactattttttcttttctttttcttttttgcttttttctgtcttttataagtttttctttttcttgcaggTCGGCAAGGGTCATTGAGCCCTTATCGGCAACCGGGCGAGAGTCACCTAGCCCTCTCCAACCATGGGCGAGGCAATCGCGGTTGCGAGCGAGTTTGGCCTTGTCCGGACCATCACGGCCTTGCCTACGGCCACGATGGTCCGGATGAGGCCAGCCTCGCCAGCTCTGGGAGAAAGTCGCGACTCTCgcttataaaaaatattcacatcggtattgatcatgccacgtaggatgatcggcgtccacgtcaatatTTTCTGGTCAAAATAGATCtcatggactcaattgacaaaaaatgaaaaggttctgggctgaattgataaatttaaaaggtttaggattgaattgtgAAAAGTGTTATAGGTCTATGAtaaattttctagaaaataaaaaggagagcAGAAGTTTTTCGAACTTTAGagtttgaaagaaaaaggaaattaggCAAAGACGCGACTTTCGATTAGTGTGCTGGGCATCATGCTCCCGGCATAATTAATTGCTTCCCCTGTGCAAAAAACGTGCTCAAACGTTGTCCTGTTCTTTTATTTTGCCATGCATGGAGCTCTATTGTTTAACAAGAAAAGGGgcgaatatatatatttctgcAGAACTGAGCAGGGCGTCTTTCATCATTGATTTATGCCAATGATATTCAACATTGATGTACGAAATTGGTTTTTTGAGCGACATGATATGTCGCAATTGATATATTCAAAGCCCTTAATATGGGAGCTTGTTACACCGGCACCAATCTTGGTTGAGACCTGCAATGCAGGACGGGATTCGACTTTCCTCCGCTCATAAAAACCCAACCATCCACGCCCCGTCCCGGCCGGCATAGCCTTTCGTCTCCATGGGAAGCTGTCGGTATTAAGATCGGATAACCAAGTGGACGTGGGCGAGATGGGGACTTGTTCTTTGAGCCAGCCAAATTGAATAGGTCTAAGTTAGCGACCTTCATAAATGGCGGTAGGGAAGGAAAACGTAATTGATCACAACCTCTCGTTCTAGAGGAGGTTGACCGACGACAAACAGACTACGATTGATCCCAGCCGCCCCGGTTTTCCCCGTCGGCTACCTTGGAGGCTGGGACCGCTCGAAATATGTCGACATGGCCCAACAGACTTAGAAGTCGGATGGATGGAAGAAAGAGTGCTCCGAGGACAATCGAAATTCCAAGTCCGGGAACGAGTCGTCGCACACCACCATCGAGTCTGCGTCTCACGAATGTTCTGAGAGTGGTGTAGTCTTCAATTGGAGAAAAGAGCACGATCACAGGGTCATCGTCGGGGTGGACGTAGGCGATGAAGATTTATGGCACCTTATTTTGGATTTAGAGCAATTTCTTTTCCCATCATCAAGATGCGAAGGGATTTTAGAATCCGCTGCCGAGAATATACCTATGAAACGAAACTGGAAACAAGACCTAGTTGAACGAAGTATCCACGGTCAAGGTTCATGCATTGACGAAGACAGTCATAACTTTCGAGTTTGACATTATGGAAACTAACAGACAAAAACACAAAATACTTCACACCAAGAAAACTAGAAAGCGAAAATGAACAATAAGACGGACAATTTCAGCAATTCATGAAAGCacgatcttttttccttttggaagaTAGAGGAGCGAAATAATCTACAGCAAACATCATCATCGTTGCTGTTATGTTCGAGTTTGACATTATGGTTTCTTATACGCGTTTAATAGACAACACACATCAAAGAtttatggaaaaataaaatgagaccCTTCCGTTTGTCAAATTTAAAATCTCTTGCTCTTGCTGTACTTGCCGAGAATACAAAAATTGCTTTATTGGCCATGACCTGTTATAAGCTGCCAAATCACTCCCAAATAAGGAAAATACATAAAAGAGATAATTGCATGCTacaacttgtcacgaaaatacgattgagttctaaaattttcaaaaaaatgcaattaagtaaacttgtcagaaagtgcaatcgagtcctaaaatttttcgaagtgtgcaattgagttcttcggttaattgtactttttgaaagttttaggactcaatttgaCGAAGTTGTAGGGCTTCATtgcaacttttgaaaattttgggattcgattgcactttcatgacaagtttagttttaggacttgattgcactttttgaaaattttagcactcaattgcactttcgtgacaagttttaagacatCTGGTTTCAGTGCCGTTATCCTTacgttaaaaaaacaaaaaaaaattggtaatgtCCCACGCAAATACGCGTACTCACCAGATAGTCAATGACCGATCGGATCCAGTCGTGAACCAGGGGCGGCATTAttcctctttccttctttcatcTTCCCGATTCGTCCGTGGGAAATTGccataaataatttgaaaaacagAAACTAGATAAAATCATTTGTTTAGTCCGAAAATATCCTATTAAGAATAGAACCGGTCCACTCACGTTCTCCATTTAAATAAACCAACTTCAACTTCTCCCACAAACCTCAAATTCAATTATTTTCCTCCACGTCTCCCTAAAGCCTTCCCCCTCAAACAAGGAAGAGAGCTCTTCTCCCATCACCATGGTTCTCTCCAAAACAGCCTCCCACTCCGACGTCTCCATCCACTCGACCTTCGCCTCGCGCTATGTCCGGACCTCCCTCCCCAGGTGATGAATCCATGCGATCCGACAGCTCGAGCTTTCGTTACCTTcccccccacttttttttttttaatgtcggTCGTTCGACCCGTGTTCATTATGGATCGGATGGATCTTGATCCAGGTTCAAGATGCCGGAGGAGTCGATCCCCAAGGAGGCGGCGTACCAGATCATCAACGACGAACTCATGCTGGACGGGAACCCCAGGCTCAACCTGGCGTCGTTCGTCACCACGTGGATGGAGCCCGAGTGCGATAAGCTCATGATGGCCTCCATCAACAAGAACTACGTCGACATGGACGAGTACCCGGTCACCACCGAGTTGCAGGCAAGTCCTTCGAAACACATTCGGTTTTGCACCTCATCATCGTTCCGTTACCATTTCTGCTGCAACTCTCCGACCGAACTACATAGAtcgattggaaaaagaaaaggaaaaccaaagaaagaaagattaccTCGCAGATCACGGATTCATGTCGGGAAAAGGACAACCCTAAATGTGGACATCGAAGTAGTTGTTAAGCGTGGGTTGCGGTGTTCGCGACGAACCTCTTCGTGGGTTAGATCTGGATTATTCGAATAAAGTTAATCAGTACAGAAGAGAGATTAGTAAAAacacaaataatttatttagagGGAGGATTAAGTATGACGAAGGTTGCTCGATGGATCGGTCTACTCTACAATCGTACTTTGATAAAGTTGACCTATACATGACAAaccctacaaaaaaaaaaaatgtaactttgtggccaaaataaaaaatttggtttAATTCTTGAAAACActacctttatttttattatttatcattCCCGAAAAATTCGATTCCTCTCTTAGCTTGTTGGAATGTCTTCTTCCTTTTAGAGCCCGAGCTTAAGTACTAATTTAATGACCCTTTTACAACTAATCTAGATCTCGAGATCCATCAACATCCTACATTGCTTCCACAAGTAATATAGTTATCTTGAAGTCTTGAACCGttagttgatttttcaattttcttgtgGTTAGCCCTAGAGCCGACAGAAAATTAAACACTCAAATTATGTGTAATACGTAATTTTTCGAGCTGAAAATAACGGGTCACGatgaagatttctttttctcagtcgaggaaaaataaaaaaggcttggCATATGTGGGATAATCCATACTCTAAGGAGTAATAGAGAGTAatgttgaaaaggaaaataaagtacATGTTCCCCCAAATCCAATTGGACCTTGAGAAGAcagtaaaaataagaaaagaaggaacaaGCATAAAGTGTAGCATACCATTTTCCCTGTGCTT from Rhodamnia argentea isolate NSW1041297 chromosome 2, ASM2092103v1, whole genome shotgun sequence encodes the following:
- the LOC115734898 gene encoding isocitrate dehydrogenase [NADP], which produces MGFEKIKVENPIVEMDGDEMTRVFWKSIKDKLIFPFLELDIKYFDLGLLHRDATDDKVTIESAEATLKYNVAIKCATITPDEARMEEFNLKQMWKSPNGTIRNILNGTVFREPILCKNIPRLVPGWSKPICIGRHAFGDQYRATDAVIKGAGKLKLVFVPEGTGEKTELEVYNFTGAGGVALSMYNTDESIRAFADASMNTAYQKKWPLYLSTKNTILKKYDGRFKDIFQEVYEANWKTKFEAAGIWYEHRLIDDMVAYALKSEGGYVWACKNYDGDVQSDFLAQGFGSLGLMTSVLVCPDGKTIEAEAAHGTVTRHYRVHQKGGETSTNSIASIFAWSRGLAHRAKLDSNARLLDFVEKLEAACIGAVESGKMTKDLAILIHGPKVTRDQYLNTEEFIDAVAAELKSRLSCQSLL